ATTCTCCGATTGGTTGAATAAGATTCAGGTTGAATACTGTTTATGCAGCAGAGGCAGATCACCTACTCGCGCAATGTATTTTTACCCCTGACCAATGTGTGCAGGAACAGGTGCGGCTACTGCATCTTCAGGACTCCTGTGGGGCCGGACTGTGTCATGCCCCGCAATGAGGCGGAAGGCATAATCAGGGCCGGTGCCGCTGCGGGATGTACAGAGGCCCTTTTTACTTTCGGTGAAAAACCTGAAGAGGAAGACGGTTTTTCCGGGTACATCGAAAAAACCGGATATTCTACAATTCTAGATTACTGCTACGACATGTGTGAGTTTTCCATATCCTCCGGGATGCTGCCGCACACCAATGCGGGAATTCTCGATTACAATGAGCTTGATGTGCTTAAGGAGGTCAACGCGAGCATGGGCCTCATGCTCGAGACGACCGCGGAGATCCCCGCCCACAGGAATTCTCCCGGTAAAAAGCCGGAGGTGAGGGTCGGGATGATGGAGGATGCGGGAAAGCTTCGGATACCGTTTACGACAGGAATTCTCGTAGGAATTGGGGAGACCACTGCGGATCGCGAGGAGTCATTCGAGGTAATCCGGGATCTCCATAAGCGTTACGGACATATCCAGGAGGTCATCGTCCAGAACTTCTGCCCGAAGGACGGAACGGATATGAAGGACTATCCCACTGTGGGAAGAGAGGAATTCTGTTCGGCGATATCCTCCGCACGGGAGATCCTGCCTGCAGATATATCGGTTCAGATCCCCCCGAACCTTGCCGATGCGCAGTATTTCATCGGGTGCGGTGTCAACGATCTCGGCGGCGTTTCTCCGGTCACGATAGATTACGTGAATCCCGAGCACCCGTGGCCCGCAATCGACGAACTGAAGGCTACAGTCGGGGATCACCTGCTGAAAGAGAGGCTCTGCATATACCAGATGTACATCGATAAGGGCTGGTTTCCGGAGAGGCTTAAGTGCCTTATTGAAAAACTTAATGATGATATCGGAAAGAGAAATGAGCAACAATAATTCAAGGGCATAACTAACATGGCGAAAAAAGAACTGCTTTATGAAGGAAAAGCAAAATCCGTCTACGGGACCGACAATCCGAACGAGCTGATTGCCGTATTCAGGGACGACATCACCGCATTCAACGGTGAAAAGAAGGACCAGTTTTCGGGTAAGGGAGTCTATAATGCAACCGTTTCGGCATTCTTCTTCAGCATGCTCGAGGAGAAGGGAATTAAGACGCATTTTATTGGAATGATCGACGAGAGAACGATGCTGGTCTCAAAACTTAAGATGATCCCCCTTGAGGTCATCGGAAGGAACAGGGCAGCTGGCTCACTCGTGAAAAAATTCCCGTTCGAAAACGGGCAGGTCTTAAATCCGCCGCTGGTCGTTACGGATTACAAGAACGATGAACGCGGAGACCCCCCCATCTGCGACGATATCATATATGCCCTTGGTCTCCTGACACCCGAAGAACTGAAAGAAGTTCGTGAGATGACGCTGAAGATAAATAAGATACTCTTCGAATTCTTCGACAAGCTTGGCCTTGTATTCGTCGACTTCAAGATCGAATTCGGCAGGCTCGGGGACAGGATTGTCCTTGGAGATGAGATAAGCATGGATTCGATGCGTCTCTGGGATAAGGATACCGGCGAGTCTTTTGACAAGGATGTTTATCGGTTCGGAAAAGGGGATGTCATGTCCGCATACGGTCGTGTCGTCGAAAAGATTGAGGAATGGAAGAGACAAAATATTTAGGTGGATCCATGAAGTTCAGCTTGAAGATTACAATCTCGTTAAAAAAAGGGATGCTCGATCCCGAGGCGCTTGCAATTAAACACGCACTTGACAATCTCGGCTTTAATGTAGAGTCGCTCGGCACGGCAAGGGTTTTCTTTATCGATGTCGACGAAAGCAGTGAGGATGCTGCAAGGCAGAAGGGGCAGGAGATGTGCGACCGCCTCCTTGCAAACCCGGTAATCCACAGCTACGAGATCGAGGTATCAGGGGTTTAAAATAATGAGATTTGCCGTAATCAGGTTCGGCGGAAGCAATTGCGACCTTGATGCTGTTCATGTGCTGCAGGACGTATGCGGAATCGATACCGATCCGGTCTGGTATAAGGAAGGCCTTGCCCGCAAGTACGATGCGATACTGATCCCCGGCGGCTTCAGCTACGGGGATTATCTCCGTGCCGGTGCGATCGCCACAAGAACCCCGATAATGAAGGACGTGATCAGGCACTCGGATGCAGGCGGCCTGGTGATAGGCATATGCAACGGCGCCCAGATCGCCGCTGAGAGCAGGCTGGTCCCGGGAGTTTTCACGATAAACGAGTACCCGAAGTTTATCTGTGAAAAAGCCTATTTAAAAGTGGAGAACAATACGTCGCCCTTTACAAGCCTATACGAGGAGGGGGAAGTCATCAGCATCCCGATCGCCCACAAGGAAGGGCGGTACGTGGCGGATGATGACACGCTCGCAAGGCTCGAGAAGGAAAACAGGATTGCCTTCAGGTTCTGCGATGCGGACGGGAATGTTACGCCTGAAGCAAACCCAAACGGTGCGGCAGGGAATATCACCGGGATTCTCGGGGAGAAGGGAAACGTTCTTGCAATGATGCCCCATCCCGAGAGGGCGTCGGAGGAGATCCTCGGTTCGACTGACGGAAAGAAGATCTTCGATTCGATGATATCCTACATAGAATCCCGTTAGAGAAAATTCGGAGTAATCAGATGGCAAACGATGAAATATCACAGGAAGAGATCGAGGCATTGTCCGGGGAGATCGAGGACTGGGCTGAGTCTTATGCCGATGAAAGCGGCTATAAGCTGAACAAGGATGAGCGCCAGAAAAAGGCGGTTCTCAAAGGACTTGCGAGGAACAAACTGAAGTTCGGCGAGAGGTACTGCCCGTGCAGGATAAGGTCCGGCGATCCCGGGAAAGACAAAGAGATCATCTGCCCGTGCATATTCCATAAGGACGAGATTGATAAAGACGGCAACTGCCACTGCAACCTCTTCTTTGACAAATAATTTGGGAAATAAGCGAATGGAATCGAAAGGAAATCTTTTGAAAGAAAATCCTTTTGAAACAATTTTTTATCGATAACGTACAACGGTTTTCATAATGGTTATTGCTGTAATTCCGTTCAGGCCGGAAAATCCGAAGACGAGACTTTCGTGCGTCCTGGATCAGGCGGAGCGTGAAAAGTTCGCCCTGACGATGCTCAGGGACGTGGTCCAAAAGACCGCACTTGCAGGCTGCAGCACAATACTGCTATCGACGGAGGAATATCATGTTGACGGAGCATCCACGGTCGTCAAAGAGCTCGGCTTAAACGAAGCCCTGAACGAATTTCTTTCCGAAACCGACGAACCCGTACTGATAATAATGTCGGATATCCCGCTCGTCACTCTTGAAAACATTGAATCAATACTTTCTGTTGAATCGGACTGCGCAATAGTCCCTGGTCGGGGAGGAGGGACGAACACGATATTCATAAAGGAGCCGTCCAGGTTCAGGGTCGATTTTTACGGTGCAAGCTTCCTCGATCATATGAATATTGCAAAAGAGGCCGGGCTTAGCGTCGAGGTTATAGATACGTTCCGCATGTCGACGGATATAGATGAAAAAGAGGACCTTGTCGAGATTCTCCTGCATGGAAACGGGGAGAGCCGCCGGTACCTGGAATCACTCGGTTTTACGATCTCTGTCAATAAGGGCAGGGTTGGAGTTCATCGCGACTCCCATGAAGAGGCACTCTGAAGGTTCGATCGAACCGACACCTGAGCTTCCTTTTGAGATATATTTGGAAAGTCCCCTGATAATCGCAACAGGGGTGCATTCGTTCGATTCTCCCATTACCAGTTCTGCAGCAGACGCCAGGTTGTCACCGACTGCAAGTCTCGTTACTTCAAGTTCGTGCCCGAAGAGATCCTTCTTTCCCCTTTCATCAGTAATTGCAGAGACACCGTAGCAGCCGATTGCGACTCCCGAGCACCCGAGGCGCATTGCGTGCGTCCTTGAATCTATTACCAGAACCCCGGTCTCTTTTCCGGTTTTTTCCAGGATCTTATCATGGATTCTCTTTGCACTTTTATCCGGATCTTTCGGGAGCGTTACCACACATCCGGGCGGGGCGTTAGAACCGTCTACGCCTGCATTGGGAAGAAGAGTCCCGTTTTTAAGGCTCAACAGGAATCCGGGGATACCGCCCGCGATGCTGTCGCTCTCGGAGATTACTACCTCGGCGAGCCTTGCATCGATCTTATACATCTTTTCATATTCGTACGCCTTTTCTGAGGGGGTCACATCCGAAAGCCTGACTATTGCATCTTCTGTCGTTGCAAGCCCGCTCTCGGCAATGGCAATAATATCCCCGTCTAAGATGCCTCCGGCCTGGCTGGATTCATCGATTATTATTTCGGCGATATCATCGCCTGGGATCAATATCTTTGTTTTTATTCCGAAAACCTGAAAAGAGCTGCCCATTATAACCTGTTTAACTTTTCAAATACTCTGATTAAATCCTTTGTGTCGGAAACATCATGAGCCCTGACGATCGCCGCTTCTTTCTCCAGAAGGCTGTAGGTGACTGCAAGGGTTCCGGGGAGTCTTCCTTCCGGAGGGGCATTAACCAGATCTCCGATAAACGTCTTTCTCGAAACCGCCGCAAGAAGAGGGTAGCCGAATGCGTTCAGCTCATCAAAACGCCTAACGATCTCCCAGTCGTCTTCGGATGTCCTTTCCGGTGTCCATCGTCCCACTGCCGGATCAAGGATGATCTCGTCGATCCCGTTTTCCCTAGCCCGGTTCAATACTACATTAAGTGCGTCGCATATTGCATCAAAACCCTCCGGGTCGCCGGGTAGATCGTAAGATGCCATAAGTATGGCGGGAAGGCCTGAATCCCCGGCAACCTTTGCGAATTTCTCGTTTGCGAGCCCATGTATGTCGTTTATGCAGCTTATATCGTATTTAAGGCAGGTCTCGAGTACTTCGGGGTACATCGTATCCACCGAGACGGGGATGTCGCTTCCGGAAAATTCCGAGAGTGCTGTCTTCATCCGCTCCGACTCTTCTGCCAGGGAGATCGGTGCCGAAAGAGGGGCCGTGCTCCTCGCACCGATGTCGATAATATCTGCACCCTTCTCGACGAGAAGCGCCGCCTGTTCATATACACCTTCGGGTCTTGTATAAGAACCGGAAAAAAAGGATTCGGGGCTGCAGTTGACAACACCCATTATTCTTACGGGATTGTCTCCCCCGACGGTTATTTTATCTATATTACAGGTTCGCATGCCTTCTGGCCGATTCCAGAGTGTTTTCCATGAGCGTCGCGATGGTCATGGGCCCGACTCCGCCGGGAACGGGAGTTATTGCCGAAGCGATAGGTTCGACCTTCTCGAAGTCCACATCGCCGCAGAGCTTCCCGTTTTCGTCATGGTTTGTGCCTACGTCGATTACGACCGCACCCTTCTTAACCATCTCCGGCCCGACAAATCTCGCCCTTCCGATGGCAGATATGAGAATGTCGGCCTTTGAAGTCTCTTCTGCAAGATTTTGCGTCTTTGAGTGGCATACCGTGACCGTTGCGTCTGCATTGATCAGGAGTGCGGCCATAGGTCTTCCGACATCCACCGATCTCCCTATGACAACCGCCTTCTTTCCGGCCGGATCTATCTCGTACTCCCTGAGGATGGTCATGATCCCGCCCGGAGTGCATGGCACGAAGTCCGGTCTTCCGCTGAAAAGCCTGCCGTTGTTTAAGGGATGAAAGCCGTCCACATCTTTCTCAGGGATCACAGATTCGATGACCTTCTCGGTATCGATCTCTTTGGGAAGGGGGAGCTGGACGAGTATTCCGTGAACTGCCGGGTCACTGTTGAGTTTTTCAACGGCGCTGACTACATCTTCAGTCGTGGAGTCCCCCGGAAGCTCGACTCCCACCGACCTGATGCCGACTTTCCCGCAGGCGTTGTGCTTCATCCTGACGTACAGCTGCGAGGCCGGGTCTTCTCCGACGATCACTGTCGCAAGACAGGGTTTCAGGCCCGTCTTTTCGATCTCCGATTTTACGATCGCGAGCCTCTTTTCCGAGAGCTCTTTTCCGTTCAGTATCATGAGACTTCAGGATATAACGTATATTTTGAGGCGAAGGCTTCGACTTCCTTCTTAACCTCGCTGATCTCGGCCTTTGAGTTCTTGTTCTTGCATACGTCCTTGAGAACTCTTGCAATCCAGTGCCCGATCTGCTTCATCTCGTCTTCCTTCATTCCGCGTGATGTTACTGCGGGCGTTCCGATACGGAGGCCGGATGTCACGAACGGGCTGAGCTTCTCCCTCGGGATCGTGTTCTTGTTGACTGTGATCCCTGCCTCTCCAAGGTATGTCTCAGCTTCGAGACCGGTGAGGTGGTCGCCGTTTGTGCTCAGGTTTGTTAAGTCGAGAAGAATCAGGTGATTGTCGGTTCCGCCGGATACAAGGTCGAGACCCTCTTCGATGAGGACTTCAGCCATCGCCTGTGAATTTTTGACGATCTGCTTTGCATATTCCTTAAATGAAGGTTGAAGAGCCTCATGGAAGCAAACCGCTTTCCCTGCGATTACATGCATGAGAGGTCCGCCCTGCATCCCGGGGAATACGGACTTGTCGATTGCCTGTGCGTTCTCTTCACCGCACATTATTGCACCGCCCCTCGGTCCGCGAAGCGTCTTGTGCGTGGTTGTTGTTGTAATATCGACGACTCCTACCGATGTGGGGTGGGCGCCTCCTGCAACAAGACCTGCGATGTGTGCGATATCGGCCATACAGTATGCACCTACCTCTTCAGCGATCTCCCTGAATGCCTTGAAATCAATAATCCTCGGGTAAGCGCTTGCACCGCAGACGATCATCTTCGGCTTCTCTTTCCTTGCCTGGTCAGCAATCTGGGCATAGTCGAGCGTTTCGGTCTCGGTGTCTACGCCGTAATGCGATACACTGTACCATTTCCCTGTAATATTTACCGGTGACCCGTGCGAAAGATGTCCGCCCTGCGAAAGGTCCTGGCTCATCATGAGATCCTTGTGCTGCATGAATGCGAAATAAACCGCCTGGTTCGCCTGGCTTCCCGAAACAGCCTGGACGTTCGCATGTTCTGCGCCGAAGAGTTCGCAAAGCCTGTCGCGTGCGAGGTTCTCGACCATGTCGTGGAATTCACAGCCGCCATAGTATCTTTTGCCGGGGTATCCTTCGGCATATTTGTTTGTCATTATCGAGCCTACGGCTTCCAAAACGGCTTTGCTTACAACATTTTCCGATGCGATCAGTTCAAGGCCGTTAATCTGCCGCATTCTCTCTTTTTCAATCAGATTGAATATTTCCGGATCTGTATCTGACAGGTAGGACATATGCAAAAGTGTTTGACCTGAAGAGATTATATTGTTTCTACACCGGATGCGGGTTATGTTTGTATTGAAGAGATGCGATCGCTGTTTTTCAGGTTCCCTGATTATCTGTCGGCAGGATGCGCATATCCGGTATAAGTCTCCAGGTGGATAAGCTCCGGCAACTGTTAAATAAGATGTGATTCTTTTTTTATGCCAAATATTATTAAAGTTATAAGATTACCTTTATTTAACCCGGGGAATTCCAGATGTCAGATATGAATTCGGATGCAAAAGTCAGGGATCTCGAGCACGTGCTCGAAGAAAAGGAGCGGGAGATTCAGATGCTGAGAGATAGTATACATGAGTATAATGAAAGAAAGCCTGTTGGCGAAGAGAGGATCAAGAGTATTGAAAAGCGGATAAATGAGATCGACGGGCTTATGAAAGGCCTTATGGAA
The window above is part of the Methanolacinia paynteri genome. Proteins encoded here:
- the cofG gene encoding 7,8-didemethyl-8-hydroxy-5-deazariboflavin synthase subunit CofG; this translates as MQQRQITYSRNVFLPLTNVCRNRCGYCIFRTPVGPDCVMPRNEAEGIIRAGAAAGCTEALFTFGEKPEEEDGFSGYIEKTGYSTILDYCYDMCEFSISSGMLPHTNAGILDYNELDVLKEVNASMGLMLETTAEIPAHRNSPGKKPEVRVGMMEDAGKLRIPFTTGILVGIGETTADREESFEVIRDLHKRYGHIQEVIVQNFCPKDGTDMKDYPTVGREEFCSAISSAREILPADISVQIPPNLADAQYFIGCGVNDLGGVSPVTIDYVNPEHPWPAIDELKATVGDHLLKERLCIYQMYIDKGWFPERLKCLIEKLNDDIGKRNEQQ
- the purC gene encoding phosphoribosylaminoimidazolesuccinocarboxamide synthase, which gives rise to MAKKELLYEGKAKSVYGTDNPNELIAVFRDDITAFNGEKKDQFSGKGVYNATVSAFFFSMLEEKGIKTHFIGMIDERTMLVSKLKMIPLEVIGRNRAAGSLVKKFPFENGQVLNPPLVVTDYKNDERGDPPICDDIIYALGLLTPEELKEVREMTLKINKILFEFFDKLGLVFVDFKIEFGRLGDRIVLGDEISMDSMRLWDKDTGESFDKDVYRFGKGDVMSAYGRVVEKIEEWKRQNI
- the purS gene encoding phosphoribosylformylglycinamidine synthase subunit PurS: MKFSLKITISLKKGMLDPEALAIKHALDNLGFNVESLGTARVFFIDVDESSEDAARQKGQEMCDRLLANPVIHSYEIEVSGV
- the purQ gene encoding phosphoribosylformylglycinamidine synthase subunit PurQ, which codes for MRFAVIRFGGSNCDLDAVHVLQDVCGIDTDPVWYKEGLARKYDAILIPGGFSYGDYLRAGAIATRTPIMKDVIRHSDAGGLVIGICNGAQIAAESRLVPGVFTINEYPKFICEKAYLKVENNTSPFTSLYEEGEVISIPIAHKEGRYVADDDTLARLEKENRIAFRFCDADGNVTPEANPNGAAGNITGILGEKGNVLAMMPHPERASEEILGSTDGKKIFDSMISYIESR
- a CDS encoding ferredoxin-thioredoxin reductase catalytic domain-containing protein — protein: MANDEISQEEIEALSGEIEDWAESYADESGYKLNKDERQKKAVLKGLARNKLKFGERYCPCRIRSGDPGKDKEIICPCIFHKDEIDKDGNCHCNLFFDK
- the cofC gene encoding 2-phospho-L-lactate guanylyltransferase, with protein sequence MVIAVIPFRPENPKTRLSCVLDQAEREKFALTMLRDVVQKTALAGCSTILLSTEEYHVDGASTVVKELGLNEALNEFLSETDEPVLIIMSDIPLVTLENIESILSVESDCAIVPGRGGGTNTIFIKEPSRFRVDFYGASFLDHMNIAKEAGLSVEVIDTFRMSTDIDEKEDLVEILLHGNGESRRYLESLGFTISVNKGRVGVHRDSHEEAL
- the cofE gene encoding coenzyme F420-0:L-glutamate ligase, with the translated sequence MGSSFQVFGIKTKILIPGDDIAEIIIDESSQAGGILDGDIIAIAESGLATTEDAIVRLSDVTPSEKAYEYEKMYKIDARLAEVVISESDSIAGGIPGFLLSLKNGTLLPNAGVDGSNAPPGCVVTLPKDPDKSAKRIHDKILEKTGKETGVLVIDSRTHAMRLGCSGVAIGCYGVSAITDERGKKDLFGHELEVTRLAVGDNLASAAELVMGESNECTPVAIIRGLSKYISKGSSGVGSIEPSECLFMGVAMNSNPALIDRDRKTE
- the folP gene encoding dihydropteroate synthase encodes the protein MRTCNIDKITVGGDNPVRIMGVVNCSPESFFSGSYTRPEGVYEQAALLVEKGADIIDIGARSTAPLSAPISLAEESERMKTALSEFSGSDIPVSVDTMYPEVLETCLKYDISCINDIHGLANEKFAKVAGDSGLPAILMASYDLPGDPEGFDAICDALNVVLNRARENGIDEIILDPAVGRWTPERTSEDDWEIVRRFDELNAFGYPLLAAVSRKTFIGDLVNAPPEGRLPGTLAVTYSLLEKEAAIVRAHDVSDTKDLIRVFEKLNRL
- the folD gene encoding bifunctional methylenetetrahydrofolate dehydrogenase/methenyltetrahydrofolate cyclohydrolase FolD, translated to MILNGKELSEKRLAIVKSEIEKTGLKPCLATVIVGEDPASQLYVRMKHNACGKVGIRSVGVELPGDSTTEDVVSAVEKLNSDPAVHGILVQLPLPKEIDTEKVIESVIPEKDVDGFHPLNNGRLFSGRPDFVPCTPGGIMTILREYEIDPAGKKAVVIGRSVDVGRPMAALLINADATVTVCHSKTQNLAEETSKADILISAIGRARFVGPEMVKKGAVVIDVGTNHDENGKLCGDVDFEKVEPIASAITPVPGGVGPMTIATLMENTLESARRHANL
- the glyA gene encoding serine hydroxymethyltransferase is translated as MSYLSDTDPEIFNLIEKERMRQINGLELIASENVVSKAVLEAVGSIMTNKYAEGYPGKRYYGGCEFHDMVENLARDRLCELFGAEHANVQAVSGSQANQAVYFAFMQHKDLMMSQDLSQGGHLSHGSPVNITGKWYSVSHYGVDTETETLDYAQIADQARKEKPKMIVCGASAYPRIIDFKAFREIAEEVGAYCMADIAHIAGLVAGGAHPTSVGVVDITTTTTHKTLRGPRGGAIMCGEENAQAIDKSVFPGMQGGPLMHVIAGKAVCFHEALQPSFKEYAKQIVKNSQAMAEVLIEEGLDLVSGGTDNHLILLDLTNLSTNGDHLTGLEAETYLGEAGITVNKNTIPREKLSPFVTSGLRIGTPAVTSRGMKEDEMKQIGHWIARVLKDVCKNKNSKAEISEVKKEVEAFASKYTLYPEVS